The segment TGGGAGGAACCACGCCCAGGAGCAACCCCGCCTCGTCGACGACTGGTACGGCTGTAAGGCGATGTTCAATAGCGTAGGCGGCGACGTCTTCTTGATCCATATCGAGGCGTACCGCCGGAATCGCGGTTTCGAGCAGCGAGCCTATAGTCTTGTCGTTCGGAGATTGCAGCACGGTGTTCAAGTCGACTGAGCCGATCCATCTGCCCTGAGGATCCAGAAGATAAATCGTATCCGTGAAGTCGAAAGCTTCCACGCGCAGTCTCTCAAGGACTTGCTTAACGGTTTCCTGGAGGAACGCTCTTGGGACGCTCTTCACCAAGTGCGCCGCGGCGGTGTCGGAAGCCCGTCCGCGGGTGTGCTGTGCATCGGAACTGATCAACTGAAACCCCATCGCGTCCGATCTGAAATCGCCCATTCGCCGCGCTGCCGGGGCAGCGGCCGGATCGGTGATGACATGAAGAGTAGCCTGGGCGCCGGAGGCTCTCGTTTAGAGACTAAGGGAAAGCGTTGCGATGACAGAGGCAAAATGGAGATTCTCTGGAAGAACTGGCTCCTCTGTCCGCTTCTAGCCAGAAGCGGACATGGCCGCATGGCCTGTCGGCCGCGCTATGCGCTGGGGCCAAGAGCCAATTGTTCCCGAAACGCCGCCGCCGTATCCAGGACCCAATCGCGGAAGTCCCTTTGCACTTGCGACAGGCGCCGTCCCTGCGGAGTAACCAGGCGATAGCGGAAACCAGTCGGATAACAGAGGTCTCGGTCGAAGGGAATGACCAGGCCCCCCTGCTGGATTGCATCGTGGGCTTCCACCAGACCGCAAAGAACCAGCCCCTGGCCGGCAAGCGCCGCCTGAATGCCGGAGCCCACTTGGGAGAGGCGCAAGCCCGGCGCCCTGCGGTCGAATTCAAAACCGAAACGCAGCGCCCAAGCGCGCCAGTCGGGCCAGTCCGGATCAGGGGTCCTGTTCTCCAAGTGCACGAGCGGGACTTTGTTCAGGGACCGGCGCTGGAGCCAGTTCTCATGCCGCCGAAGGAATTCCGGGGAGCAGACGGGGAGGACAGCGTCGCCGAACAACTCCCATTCCTGGAACCTCACACCGTCCGGTCTTGCATAGCGGATGGCGAAATCGAAACCCTCCGCAGAGAGATCGACCATGCGGTTGGTGGCGTTCAGCCGCATGTCGAGATCGGAATGCCGCCGATAGAAGTCGGCAACTCTTGGCGTAAACCAGTGCTCGGCGAAGGATCCTGGCAGGGAAACCGAAACGCGATTGCGTGAAGGCTGATCTCTCAGCTGGTTCAAAAGGTCGCCGATCGCCGTGAAGCTGGCGTTCAAGGACGGCTGTATTGCCAGGGTGTCGTCGTGTGGCTTGATGCCTCGGCCATCCCGAAAGAAAAGCTGACGCCCAAGATAGGCTTCCAGGCCGCGTATCTGCTGGCCCACCGCCGCCGGGCTCACGCCGAGCTCCGATGCCGCGGCCGCAAAGCTTCCGTTTCTCAGAGTCGACTCCAGAGCCTTGAGGGCGTTGAGGTGTGTGACTGTCATCGAATCAAAAGAAAATCTATTGTAATCAGAAGATAAAGTAGCCTGACAATATCTGAAAAACCACCAGAATTCTTCTACTCGTACCAGCCCAGTGAGAAGGAATAATTTTGAGATGGTGGAACCTTACACGCTCTACTGGGAGCGATGGTCCGGCGCAATCTTCCCTCAGGCAATGCTTGAGGAGATCGGGGCGCCCTATCGGAAAGACCACGTCGACATGGCCGCGATGGCGCACCGCTCAGAGGACTATCTGAGGATTAATCCCGCAGCGCAGGTTCCTGCCTTGAGGTTTCCCTGTGGCAGCGTGATGGGCGAGACGGCGGCGATTGCGGTGGTCCTTGGCGAGCGCCATCCCGAGGCTGGATTGGTGCCGGAACCCGGGGATCCCGAGCGGCCGTTCTTCCTGCACTGGCTCCTATACATGGCGGCCAACGGGTACAAGACCTTCAGCCGCTACTGGCATCCCGAACAGTTCACGGAGGACGACCAGGCCGAGGCGTCGATCCGGCAGCGGGCCGGGCAGGAACTCGATGACTTCTTCGGCTTGCTCGACCGGACAGCCATGGGAGAGGACAGTTTCTTGACGAGCGGTTTCTCGGCGCTCGACCTCTATCTGACGATGCTGACGGCCTGGGCGCCGGACCCGAAGCGGCTTCTGGCGGAGAACAAGAAACTCGCCGCCATATGTCAGGCCGTCAAAAGCCGTCCGGCATACCGACGGGTGATGAAAGACCACGGGCTCTAGGGCCCGGCTCAATACCAGAAAGCAAACCGGAAAGGAGACATACCATGCGAATGTTCGTGATCGAACGGGAGATTCCCGAAGTCGGATCCAAGTCGGCTCAAGAGCTACGGGAAGCCGCAGCGAAATCCAATGATGCCCTCAGGACGCTCGCGCCGCGTATCCAGTGGCAACATTCCTATGTGGCGAGCGGCAAAACCTTTTGCGTCTATCTGGCGGAAGACGCATCGGTGGTGGAAGAGCATGCCCGAATTTCCGGTTTCCCTGCCAACGGGATTACGGAGATCAAGCGCATGATTGATCCGACGACCGGGCGCTGATCCGCAAGCTCCCGCTTCCAGAGGGAAGAAGACAGAGCGCATGTCATCGATTCTCTGGAATGCGCAGTCATCGGCGGATTCTGGGACTCTGTCCCGCAGGGCTTTGACCGTCCCTCAGAGGCGCCGGGGCAGGGTCCTCGCCAGAAAGGAAATGCAGGCAAGCCCGCCGCCCAGCGCCAGGAAGTAGACGGGCAGAGGAAAGGCAAGCAAGACCAGCCAGGCGAAGGCGGGGGCCGCCACCTCGGACCCGTCGCGATAGGTGATGAAGACCGGTGTCATCGGCAGACGCTCG is part of the Limibacillus sp. genome and harbors:
- a CDS encoding LysR substrate-binding domain-containing protein, with product MTVTHLNALKALESTLRNGSFAAAASELGVSPAAVGQQIRGLEAYLGRQLFFRDGRGIKPHDDTLAIQPSLNASFTAIGDLLNQLRDQPSRNRVSVSLPGSFAEHWFTPRVADFYRRHSDLDMRLNATNRMVDLSAEGFDFAIRYARPDGVRFQEWELFGDAVLPVCSPEFLRRHENWLQRRSLNKVPLVHLENRTPDPDWPDWRAWALRFGFEFDRRAPGLRLSQVGSGIQAALAGQGLVLCGLVEAHDAIQQGGLVIPFDRDLCYPTGFRYRLVTPQGRRLSQVQRDFRDWVLDTAAAFREQLALGPSA
- a CDS encoding glutathione S-transferase; this translates as MVEPYTLYWERWSGAIFPQAMLEEIGAPYRKDHVDMAAMAHRSEDYLRINPAAQVPALRFPCGSVMGETAAIAVVLGERHPEAGLVPEPGDPERPFFLHWLLYMAANGYKTFSRYWHPEQFTEDDQAEASIRQRAGQELDDFFGLLDRTAMGEDSFLTSGFSALDLYLTMLTAWAPDPKRLLAENKKLAAICQAVKSRPAYRRVMKDHGL
- a CDS encoding DUF4242 domain-containing protein yields the protein MFVIEREIPEVGSKSAQELREAAAKSNDALRTLAPRIQWQHSYVASGKTFCVYLAEDASVVEEHARISGFPANGITEIKRMIDPTTGR